In Natrinema versiforme, the following are encoded in one genomic region:
- a CDS encoding SMP-30/gluconolactonase/LRE family protein encodes MSLTVVADYRCHTGEGPVWHPDEELLYWVDIPNGRLFSYDPATDTHTQRYETDVIGGFTIQDEGLLLFRGGGRIERLIDGETTVVAEIDDEGDSRFNDVIADPRGRVFCGTMPTEERAGRLYRLDTDGSVTRLFDDVALPNGMGFSPDQRYFYFTDSEAGCIYRFDYEPATGAITNRDVIVDVQDEAGVPDGMTVDTDGYLWSARWNGGCLVRYDPAGNEVDRIDIPARKASSITFGGPAYTDAYVTTALTDGKREDEGEHAGALLRFEPTVEVEGRPEFRSDV; translated from the coding sequence ATGTCGCTGACAGTCGTCGCGGATTATCGTTGTCATACGGGTGAAGGACCCGTGTGGCACCCTGACGAAGAATTGCTCTACTGGGTCGACATCCCCAACGGTCGATTGTTCAGCTACGATCCCGCCACGGACACCCATACTCAGCGGTACGAGACGGACGTTATCGGCGGGTTCACGATCCAAGACGAGGGACTGCTGCTGTTCAGGGGTGGCGGCCGAATCGAGCGACTGATCGACGGTGAGACGACAGTCGTCGCGGAGATCGACGACGAAGGCGATTCCCGGTTCAACGACGTTATCGCCGATCCGCGCGGTCGCGTCTTCTGCGGAACGATGCCGACGGAGGAACGGGCGGGCCGGCTGTACAGACTGGACACCGATGGATCGGTAACTCGCCTCTTCGACGATGTCGCGCTTCCCAACGGTATGGGATTCTCACCCGATCAACGCTACTTCTACTTCACCGACTCGGAGGCGGGCTGCATCTACCGGTTCGACTACGAACCCGCAACCGGCGCTATTACGAACCGCGACGTAATCGTCGACGTACAGGATGAAGCCGGTGTCCCGGACGGGATGACCGTCGATACCGACGGCTATCTCTGGTCCGCTCGGTGGAACGGCGGCTGTCTCGTCAGATACGATCCAGCCGGCAACGAGGTCGATCGGATCGACATCCCCGCGCGGAAAGCGTCCTCGATCACCTTCGGCGGGCCAGCGTATACGGACGCGTACGTAACTACGGCGTTGACGGATGGGAAGCGCGAGGACGAGGGAGAACACGCCGGTGCACTGTTGCGCTTCGAACCGACGGTCGAGGTCGAAGGGAGGCCCGAATTCCGATCAGACGTGTAA
- a CDS encoding nucleotidyltransferase domain-containing protein, protein MTVEVRLPLPDEQVFRYGAMDEALEILARNPTEEFSNRDLQRLTGYGGPSVSKALSLLETMGLVVRRDAGNRTLYRIDERRLRDADDPLLEIPQAEFREPLGRFVERVDDEMSSIAGILCFGSVARGEADRASDVDLFVLVDEDEDPVSVRRTVSDIVRDLEEEPIDGDRYEFEVFVESPESARKRGEDLRPILQEGIPLTESETFRRVKRDIFGVDG, encoded by the coding sequence ATGACCGTCGAAGTCCGACTCCCACTCCCTGACGAGCAAGTCTTTCGGTATGGGGCGATGGACGAGGCTCTCGAGATACTCGCCCGCAACCCGACCGAGGAATTCTCGAACCGAGATCTCCAGCGACTGACCGGTTACGGCGGTCCCAGCGTTTCGAAGGCGCTCTCCCTCCTCGAGACGATGGGACTCGTCGTCAGGCGCGACGCCGGGAATCGAACCCTCTATCGGATCGACGAACGCCGGCTTCGCGATGCCGACGACCCGCTTCTCGAAATCCCGCAGGCGGAGTTTCGCGAACCGCTCGGACGATTCGTCGAACGAGTGGACGACGAAATGTCCTCGATCGCTGGAATCCTCTGCTTCGGCAGCGTGGCACGCGGCGAGGCGGACCGCGCGAGCGATGTCGACCTCTTCGTCCTCGTCGACGAGGACGAGGATCCGGTTTCGGTGCGACGAACCGTCTCGGACATCGTTCGCGATCTCGAGGAAGAACCGATCGACGGCGATCGGTACGAGTTCGAAGTCTTCGTCGAATCGCCCGAGAGCGCCCGTAAGCGTGGCGAGGATTTGCGCCCCATCCTACAGGAGGGAATTCCCCTCACCGAGAGCGAGACGTTCCGGCGGGTGAAGCGCGACATCTTCGGGGTGGACGGATGA
- a CDS encoding DUF429 domain-containing protein: MAEVDAFLGPAEDERNRRRERVKEAHPEVCFVAFDGGEFEYPKRAPSDSESGFPPSKT, from the coding sequence ATCGCCGAGGTCGACGCGTTCCTCGGTCCCGCAGAGGACGAACGGAACCGCCGGCGCGAGCGAGTGAAAGAAGCACATCCCGAGGTGTGCTTCGTCGCGTTCGACGGTGGAGAGTTCGAGTACCCAAAACGAGCGCCGTCGGATTCGGAGAGCGGCTTTCCGCCCTCGAAAACGTGA
- the dgoD gene encoding galactonate dehydratase, with translation MRVTDYELFAVPPRWLFLKLETSTGLVGWGEPIVQGRLETVRAAVDEFVSGYLLGKDPLEIERHWRTMYQGGYYRGGPILMSALSGIDHALWDIKGKHYGAPVHELLGGQVRDRVLVHQWIGGEDEEEIAKAAITRRNQGYKALKMNATAEFRSLEPPNAVERARRRVATVRDAVGDDLYLGVDFHGRVSKQMARRLVEALEPYGLMFVDQPVLPEHSEYLSTLTERTSVPIATGERFYSRYDFKPLLTEGAVTVIQPDVTHVGGITELRKITTMAEAFDVAVVPHCPLSPIAFAANLQVVFSSHNAVMQEQDLSLHDPAESVGLQYLEDPETFEFDDGYVSRPTEPGLGIDVDESYVREQSRADVKWYNPVWRHEDGGIAEW, from the coding sequence ATGCGCGTTACCGACTACGAACTCTTCGCTGTCCCGCCGCGGTGGCTCTTTCTCAAACTCGAGACGAGCACCGGCCTCGTCGGCTGGGGCGAGCCGATCGTCCAGGGACGACTCGAGACGGTCAGGGCCGCCGTCGACGAGTTCGTCAGTGGGTATCTCCTCGGGAAAGACCCGTTGGAGATCGAACGCCACTGGCGGACGATGTATCAGGGCGGGTACTACCGCGGCGGGCCGATCTTGATGAGCGCCCTGTCCGGGATCGACCACGCCCTGTGGGACATCAAGGGGAAACACTACGGGGCACCGGTCCACGAACTGCTCGGCGGACAGGTCCGGGACCGGGTGCTGGTCCACCAGTGGATCGGCGGCGAGGACGAAGAAGAGATCGCGAAAGCGGCGATCACCCGTCGCAATCAGGGGTACAAAGCGCTCAAGATGAACGCGACCGCCGAGTTCCGTTCGCTCGAGCCCCCAAACGCGGTCGAACGGGCGCGACGGCGCGTCGCCACCGTCAGAGACGCCGTCGGCGACGATCTCTATCTCGGCGTCGACTTTCACGGGCGCGTCTCGAAGCAAATGGCTCGCCGCCTCGTCGAGGCGCTGGAACCGTACGGGCTGATGTTCGTCGATCAACCGGTGTTGCCGGAACACTCGGAGTATCTCTCGACGCTCACCGAGCGGACGAGCGTTCCCATCGCGACCGGCGAGCGGTTCTACTCGCGGTACGATTTCAAACCCCTTCTCACCGAGGGCGCGGTCACGGTCATCCAACCCGACGTGACACACGTCGGCGGCATCACGGAACTACGGAAGATCACGACGATGGCCGAGGCGTTCGACGTGGCCGTCGTTCCGCACTGTCCGTTGAGTCCGATCGCCTTCGCAGCGAACCTGCAAGTGGTCTTTTCCTCGCACAACGCCGTCATGCAGGAACAGGATCTGTCGCTTCACGACCCAGCGGAAAGTGTCGGGCTCCAGTATTTAGAAGATCCGGAGACGTTCGAGTTCGACGACGGCTACGTCAGTCGACCGACCGAACCGGGGTTGGGAATCGACGTGGACGAGTCGTACGTCCGTGAACAGTCGCGCGCCGACGTGAAGTGGTACAATCCCGTCTGGCGTCACGAAGACGGCGGGATCGCCGAGTGGTAG
- a CDS encoding NAD(P)-dependent oxidoreductase, with amino-acid sequence MTLETIAVTGGNGKIGEEILAQLNEHGYETVNVSRGRQREEESDKYVTTDLLDAGETYGALAKTDADAVVHMGTIPNPYSNPDFRVYESNVMSATHVLEAADGLGLESVVLPSSINVMGSEHQERPADVRYVPVDEEHPRTPDDPYGIAKHAMEVTADGVARRPSTDLSVVSLRYPWVMTDEEMREHFIERDRSLTALHDVHPATGRDVLFSYLALDDAASIARKAVEADFDDHESFWAVAGDTTADAPTADLVAEFYPDAERHETPEGRDTIVDLSKGRELLDWQPEHSWRDLSA; translated from the coding sequence ATGACACTCGAGACCATCGCAGTCACGGGAGGCAACGGGAAGATCGGCGAGGAGATCCTCGCACAGCTGAACGAGCACGGCTACGAGACGGTCAACGTCTCCCGCGGCAGACAGCGCGAGGAAGAGTCGGACAAATACGTCACGACGGATCTCTTGGACGCGGGCGAAACGTACGGCGCGCTCGCGAAGACGGACGCGGACGCCGTCGTCCACATGGGAACGATCCCGAACCCGTACAGCAACCCCGACTTCCGGGTGTACGAGAGCAACGTGATGTCCGCAACGCACGTCTTAGAGGCGGCCGACGGGCTCGGCCTCGAGTCGGTCGTCCTCCCCTCGAGCATCAACGTCATGGGGAGCGAACACCAGGAGCGGCCGGCTGACGTGCGGTACGTTCCGGTCGACGAGGAGCACCCGCGGACGCCCGACGATCCCTACGGCATCGCCAAGCACGCGATGGAGGTGACCGCCGACGGCGTCGCCCGGCGTCCGTCGACCGACCTCTCCGTCGTGTCACTGCGGTACCCGTGGGTGATGACCGACGAGGAGATGCGCGAGCACTTCATCGAGCGGGACCGCTCGCTGACGGCGCTCCACGATGTCCACCCCGCGACCGGCCGCGACGTGCTGTTCTCGTATCTCGCCCTCGACGACGCGGCGTCTATCGCCCGAAAAGCCGTCGAAGCCGACTTCGACGATCACGAGTCGTTCTGGGCGGTTGCCGGCGATACGACCGCCGACGCGCCGACGGCCGACCTCGTCGCGGAGTTCTATCCCGACGCGGAGCGACACGAGACGCCCGAGGGCCGCGACACGATCGTCGACCTCTCGAAGGGGCGAGAACTCCTCGACTGGCAGCCCGAACACAGCTGGCGCGACCTGTCGGCGTAG
- a CDS encoding mannonate dehydratase produces the protein MDPTVLLPPKPDRRWTIAKQLGIDTAVVRFWGVDDWWEYDTLQRTVTRFEDHGLSLDVVEDRPPMERTVLGEEGRDAEIETVKTLIENMGRLGIDTYCWVWTENPLGVIRTSDSLPGRGDSQRIGYDHEWTERAPEHEAADITEEALWENLEYFLEEVVPVAEEYGVNLALHPDDPPTSPVRGVPRIVQSVDDYRRILELHDSERHGVTFCQGNFSAMDADIPATIREFGDRIHFVHFRDVEGGERNFVETWHDEGPTDMKAAIEAYQAVGFDGPIRPDHVPRMVGEQDREDAMAGYTDMGRLFAIGYIKGLLE, from the coding sequence ATGGACCCGACCGTACTGCTCCCGCCGAAGCCCGATCGGCGGTGGACCATCGCCAAGCAACTCGGCATCGACACGGCCGTCGTGCGTTTCTGGGGCGTCGACGACTGGTGGGAGTACGACACGCTCCAACGCACCGTCACCCGCTTCGAGGACCACGGCCTCTCGCTGGACGTCGTCGAGGACCGCCCGCCGATGGAGCGAACGGTCCTCGGTGAGGAGGGCCGCGACGCGGAAATCGAGACGGTGAAGACGCTGATCGAGAACATGGGACGGCTCGGGATCGATACCTACTGCTGGGTGTGGACCGAGAACCCGCTCGGTGTCATCCGAACCTCGGACTCGCTGCCGGGTCGCGGCGACTCCCAGCGCATCGGTTACGACCACGAGTGGACGGAACGCGCACCCGAGCACGAGGCCGCCGACATCACCGAGGAAGCACTCTGGGAGAACTTGGAGTACTTCCTCGAGGAAGTCGTTCCCGTCGCCGAGGAGTACGGCGTAAACCTCGCGCTCCACCCGGACGACCCGCCGACCTCACCCGTCCGCGGGGTCCCGCGGATCGTCCAGTCCGTCGACGACTATCGTCGCATCCTCGAGCTCCACGACAGCGAGCGCCACGGTGTCACCTTCTGTCAGGGGAACTTCTCCGCGATGGACGCCGACATCCCAGCGACGATCCGCGAGTTCGGCGACCGAATCCACTTCGTCCACTTCCGCGACGTTGAGGGCGGCGAGCGGAACTTCGTCGAGACGTGGCACGACGAGGGACCGACCGATATGAAAGCCGCCATCGAAGCCTATCAGGCGGTCGGCTTCGACGGCCCCATCCGTCCCGACCACGTGCCGCGGATGGTCGGCGAACAGGACCGCGAGGACGCGATGGCTGGCTACACCGATATGGGTCGGCTGTTCGCCATCGGCTACATCAAGGGACTGCTCGAATAG
- a CDS encoding AGE family epimerase/isomerase — MSDVPATAHRGRLLATLRVQYPDALAERGFRLLHPMSGEPYTGHRRHLVATCRSIANFAVGAIVDGPDWCLDAAEHGLRFLEEVHRSVDGGYYLLVDADGTPLDRTRSAYGHAFVLLAYARATVAGVDGAENGLTATHDLLEDRFRDDAGMLRSDCDPDWTEREAYRGQNANMHACEAYLAAFEATGADEYLDRARHIARTITVDLAAGTDGLLWEHYTDDWDHDFGYNEDDPRHQFRPPGYQPGHHLEWAKFLALLDRYAADGDEGAPEGGWYARALELFETAVDNGWTEDGFAYTHEADGTLIVSDQYGWALAEAIGASAALAERAATHGDTDAADRLREWNRQFLACTDRYRGSAGLWYEKRLAGDDDPVAPNPPGVEPDYHPASAFYECWRSAQKRIARRTTFHDRERT; from the coding sequence ATGAGTGACGTCCCTGCAACCGCACATCGCGGCCGGCTGCTCGCGACGCTCCGGGTACAGTACCCGGACGCGCTCGCGGAGCGCGGCTTCCGGCTGTTGCACCCGATGTCCGGGGAGCCGTACACGGGCCACCGCCGGCACCTCGTGGCGACGTGCCGATCGATCGCGAACTTCGCGGTCGGCGCAATCGTCGACGGCCCGGACTGGTGTCTCGACGCCGCCGAGCACGGACTGCGGTTCCTCGAGGAGGTCCACCGGTCCGTCGATGGCGGTTACTACCTCCTCGTCGATGCGGACGGCACTCCGCTCGACCGGACCCGCTCGGCGTATGGACACGCCTTCGTCCTCCTCGCCTACGCACGCGCCACCGTGGCCGGAGTAGACGGCGCTGAGAACGGCCTCACAGCGACACACGACCTGCTCGAGGACCGGTTCCGCGACGACGCCGGGATGCTCCGGAGCGACTGCGACCCGGATTGGACCGAACGGGAGGCCTACCGCGGCCAGAACGCGAACATGCACGCCTGCGAGGCGTACCTCGCCGCCTTCGAGGCGACCGGCGCAGACGAATACCTCGACCGTGCGCGCCACATCGCACGGACGATTACGGTCGATCTCGCCGCGGGGACCGACGGGCTGCTGTGGGAGCACTATACCGACGACTGGGACCACGACTTCGGGTACAACGAGGACGACCCCCGCCACCAGTTCCGACCGCCGGGGTACCAGCCCGGCCACCACCTCGAGTGGGCGAAGTTCCTCGCGCTGCTCGACCGGTACGCCGCGGATGGCGACGAGGGCGCACCCGAAGGCGGCTGGTACGCCCGCGCGCTCGAGCTGTTCGAGACCGCCGTCGACAACGGCTGGACCGAGGACGGCTTCGCCTACACGCACGAGGCGGACGGGACGCTCATCGTGTCCGACCAGTACGGGTGGGCGTTGGCGGAGGCCATCGGCGCCTCCGCGGCGCTCGCCGAGCGAGCCGCCACACACGGGGACACCGACGCGGCCGATCGGCTACGGGAGTGGAACCGGCAGTTCCTCGCATGTACCGACCGCTACCGCGGCTCCGCCGGCCTCTGGTACGAGAAGCGTCTCGCGGGCGATGACGACCCTGTCGCCCCCAACCCACCGGGCGTCGAGCCCGACTACCACCCCGCCAGCGCCTTCTACGAGTGCTGGCGTTCCGCGCAGAAACGGATAGCCCGACGAACGACCTTTCACGACCGCGAACGAACATGA
- a CDS encoding ABC transporter ATP-binding protein, protein MAQITIDNVTKRFGEEGNSVIAVDDVSLEIDDGEFVVFVGPSGSGKSTLMRTVAGLETQTEGDIEIGETVVNQLGPRARDIAMVFQNYALYPNMTVQENMSFGLKMSTDMSAAEIKESVTSTAEMMGIEDLLDKKPGELSGGQQQRVALGRAIVRDPNVFLMDEPLSNLDAKLRTEMRTEINRLQNDLGVTTLYVTHDQTEAMTMGDRLVVLNRGELQQVGTPLECFYRPANRFVAGFIGSPSMNFFTGTARGGTLQCDGFEYDLSERMQESLGSHGDLELGIRPEDIELHGEAVDRNSFEVTVDVVEPMGSISYVYCRVEDREPDDTFVVEVDGQQPITEDQTLYAHVPPTDAHLFDSATGETLHQRKLDSDIGTSAVKQSQTAGANSSQL, encoded by the coding sequence ATGGCGCAAATCACGATCGACAACGTGACGAAACGATTCGGTGAGGAAGGGAACTCGGTGATCGCAGTCGACGACGTTTCGCTCGAGATCGACGACGGCGAGTTCGTCGTCTTCGTCGGACCGTCGGGCAGCGGGAAGTCGACGCTCATGCGGACCGTCGCGGGGCTCGAAACGCAGACGGAAGGCGACATCGAGATCGGCGAGACGGTCGTCAATCAGCTCGGGCCGCGCGCACGGGACATCGCGATGGTGTTCCAGAACTACGCGCTGTATCCGAACATGACCGTCCAAGAGAACATGTCGTTCGGGTTGAAGATGTCGACGGACATGTCCGCGGCCGAAATCAAAGAGAGCGTCACGTCGACGGCGGAAATGATGGGCATCGAGGACTTGCTGGACAAGAAACCGGGCGAGCTCTCCGGCGGACAACAACAGCGCGTCGCGCTCGGCCGGGCGATCGTTCGCGACCCGAACGTCTTCCTAATGGACGAACCGCTCTCGAATCTGGACGCGAAGCTCCGGACGGAGATGCGGACGGAGATCAACCGGCTCCAGAACGACCTCGGAGTTACCACGCTCTACGTCACGCACGACCAGACCGAGGCGATGACGATGGGCGATCGGTTGGTCGTCCTCAATCGGGGGGAACTCCAGCAGGTCGGCACGCCACTGGAATGTTTCTACCGACCTGCAAACCGGTTCGTTGCGGGATTTATCGGCTCGCCATCGATGAACTTCTTTACTGGGACCGCGAGAGGCGGCACGCTACAGTGTGACGGGTTCGAGTACGACCTCTCGGAACGGATGCAGGAGAGCCTCGGCAGTCACGGGGATCTGGAACTCGGCATCCGCCCCGAGGACATCGAACTGCACGGCGAGGCGGTCGACCGGAACAGTTTCGAAGTCACCGTCGACGTGGTCGAACCGATGGGGAGCATCTCGTACGTCTACTGTCGGGTCGAGGACCGCGAGCCCGACGACACGTTCGTCGTCGAAGTCGACGGCCAACAGCCGATCACCGAAGACCAGACACTGTACGCGCACGTCCCGCCCACAGACGCACACCTCTTCGATAGCGCGACCGGCGAGACGCTCCACCAGCGCAAACTCGACAGCGACATCGGCACATCCGCCGTCAAGCAGTCACAGACAGCAGGCGCGAACTCGAGCCAGCTATAG
- a CDS encoding carbohydrate ABC transporter permease → MATTDIEPGSSQRLDTDTRETVVTVVRHAVLLTWSVIVLFPLYWLASMSLKPPSEVNALPPDWIFLPTVYNYIQLLQNPDFIAAFTNSLVMVSASVVLVLLIGVPAAYVLSRYDVPMERDVLVWILSSRMLPPIAVVLPFFIVYRELNLFDTRIGMIFMYVSINLSLVIWVMKAFFDGIPETLEEAARVDGATRFQGFRKVVLPAAKPGIFSVAIISFIFAWIELLFGLMLTSFEAVPVTLFVYSFIGSRSIEWGMLAAASMSMIVPVAIFLVAVNRYLAAGLSFGVVLKE, encoded by the coding sequence ATGGCAACGACGGACATCGAGCCCGGCTCGTCCCAGCGCCTCGATACGGACACGCGCGAGACGGTCGTCACGGTCGTCCGGCACGCCGTCTTACTAACGTGGTCGGTCATCGTCCTGTTCCCGCTCTACTGGCTCGCGTCGATGTCGCTGAAGCCGCCGAGCGAAGTGAACGCGCTGCCGCCGGACTGGATCTTCCTGCCGACGGTGTACAACTACATCCAGCTGCTTCAGAATCCGGATTTCATCGCGGCGTTCACCAACAGCCTCGTCATGGTGTCGGCGTCGGTAGTCCTCGTTTTGCTGATCGGGGTGCCGGCGGCGTACGTCCTCTCGCGGTACGACGTCCCCATGGAGCGCGACGTGCTCGTGTGGATCCTCTCCTCGAGGATGCTCCCGCCGATCGCCGTCGTGCTCCCGTTTTTCATCGTCTACCGCGAACTCAACCTCTTCGACACGCGGATCGGGATGATCTTCATGTACGTCAGCATCAACCTCTCGCTCGTGATCTGGGTGATGAAGGCGTTCTTCGACGGCATCCCCGAGACGCTCGAGGAAGCGGCTCGAGTCGACGGCGCGACTCGGTTCCAGGGCTTCCGAAAGGTGGTTCTCCCGGCGGCCAAACCCGGGATCTTCTCGGTCGCGATTATCAGCTTCATCTTCGCGTGGATCGAGTTGTTGTTCGGACTCATGCTGACGAGTTTCGAGGCAGTTCCGGTGACGTTGTTCGTCTACTCGTTCATCGGCTCGCGCTCGATCGAATGGGGAATGCTCGCGGCCGCGTCGATGTCGATGATCGTCCCGGTCGCGATCTTCCTCGTTGCGGTCAACAGGTATCTGGCTGCCGGACTCAGCTTCGGCGTGGTGCTAAAAGAGTGA
- a CDS encoding carbohydrate ABC transporter permease produces MSSPTQTQTEPTRETGETRVARLQGVWNEYLPVWFTAPMVLVMVLITFFPGAYNLYLSLIDEPTLNVFQAEFVGLSNFEAAFTLAGATHSLVITLTLVASALLLETVLGFGLAALVAGVDSDRLQSFYRILFIIPMAVAPVSLATIGRIMLNSEVGIIPYLIETTTPFAAPAFLSEMPLLTVILLDTWNWTPFMFIIFYAGLSSVPETLLEASRVDGAPLWRRYVHVIIPYMKPVVFVATLIRMIDLFRTFGVVYGLTQGGPGTATQLVSINIYEQMFINVQTTVAAAIAVVYLVMVIAICNIVIAKVGFKGVWD; encoded by the coding sequence ATGAGTTCACCAACACAAACGCAAACGGAACCGACGCGAGAGACGGGAGAGACGAGGGTGGCCAGACTTCAGGGGGTGTGGAACGAATACCTGCCGGTCTGGTTTACGGCACCGATGGTTTTGGTGATGGTACTGATTACCTTCTTCCCCGGTGCGTACAACCTCTATCTCAGTCTGATCGACGAACCGACACTGAACGTCTTCCAGGCCGAGTTCGTCGGGTTGAGTAACTTCGAGGCGGCGTTTACTCTCGCCGGCGCGACGCACTCCCTCGTCATCACGCTCACCCTCGTCGCCAGCGCACTGCTCTTAGAGACCGTCCTCGGATTCGGCCTCGCGGCGCTCGTCGCCGGCGTCGACTCGGACCGGTTGCAGTCGTTTTACCGGATCCTGTTCATCATCCCGATGGCGGTCGCACCCGTCTCGCTCGCGACGATCGGTCGAATCATGCTCAACAGCGAGGTCGGCATCATTCCCTACCTGATCGAGACGACGACTCCGTTCGCCGCGCCGGCGTTTCTCTCGGAGATGCCGCTGCTGACGGTGATACTTCTCGACACGTGGAACTGGACACCGTTTATGTTCATCATCTTCTACGCGGGCCTTTCGTCAGTTCCCGAAACGCTGCTCGAGGCCTCGCGAGTCGACGGGGCCCCGTTGTGGCGTCGCTACGTCCACGTCATCATCCCGTACATGAAGCCGGTCGTGTTCGTCGCGACCCTCATCCGGATGATCGACTTGTTCCGGACGTTCGGTGTGGTCTACGGGTTAACGCAGGGCGGACCGGGAACGGCCACCCAACTGGTGAGTATCAACATCTACGAACAGATGTTTATCAACGTCCAGACCACCGTCGCCGCCGCGATCGCGGTCGTCTACCTCGTCATGGTCATCGCGATCTGTAACATCGTCATTGCGAAAGTCGGCTTCAAGGGGGTGTGGGACTGA
- a CDS encoding extracellular solute-binding protein — MIETPYDRRTVLKSTSAGLVTGLAGCTRGSSPDESPELLSVPNDQLPLSEYENADIDWTQFDGSTVNIGAVQHPWVDAIRPATSIFQELTGIEVEWNVLPENQFRTKRQTDVSTGAGQFDVFFMDQVVNQYREAGWLQSLDQYFDDDSLYDEEWYRPDDIFEASKWQSQGGPFTDEWTGLPITVEVQTQFYRTDLYEKHGLEVAETLEEFRQNAATIQENESDVVGTVGRGQKGYGMNIFVLNAFLREHGAKLWTDFSGDSGLDTEEAITAAEWYVELLQDYGPDGASSQSWSDALTTMQERRAGHIVADANLFWPDLTGDDSAVSDDIGIAKVPKPADGEFSPNAYTWQLSMARNARNTEEGFLFMLWATSEPTTTWMHLNTSASFSVRQSVWENDEFRSRVGEEFAQVSLESLRAASPDPFDRQYPRWGQRYSEELQRAIDGQKSAEAAMNHAADVAEDIYSV; from the coding sequence ATGATCGAAACACCATACGATCGACGAACGGTGCTGAAGTCGACGAGTGCCGGCCTCGTCACTGGTCTGGCAGGCTGTACCCGCGGTAGTAGTCCGGACGAGAGTCCCGAACTGCTCAGCGTCCCGAACGATCAACTCCCGCTCAGCGAGTACGAGAACGCGGACATCGACTGGACGCAGTTCGACGGCTCGACGGTCAATATCGGGGCGGTCCAGCATCCGTGGGTCGACGCGATCAGACCCGCCACGTCGATCTTTCAGGAACTCACCGGTATCGAGGTCGAGTGGAACGTCCTCCCGGAAAACCAGTTCCGGACCAAACGCCAGACCGACGTCAGTACCGGTGCTGGCCAGTTCGATGTCTTCTTCATGGATCAGGTCGTCAACCAGTACCGCGAAGCGGGCTGGTTGCAGTCCCTCGATCAGTACTTCGACGACGACAGTCTATACGACGAGGAGTGGTACCGGCCGGACGATATCTTCGAAGCGTCGAAGTGGCAGTCCCAAGGCGGCCCCTTTACGGACGAGTGGACCGGGCTCCCGATCACTGTCGAGGTCCAGACCCAGTTCTATCGGACCGACCTCTACGAGAAACACGGGCTAGAAGTCGCCGAAACGCTCGAGGAGTTCCGGCAGAACGCGGCGACGATTCAGGAGAACGAATCGGATGTCGTCGGCACGGTCGGTCGGGGCCAGAAGGGATACGGAATGAACATTTTCGTCTTGAACGCGTTCCTCCGGGAGCACGGAGCGAAGCTCTGGACGGATTTCTCGGGCGACTCAGGGCTCGATACGGAAGAAGCCATCACCGCTGCGGAGTGGTACGTCGAGTTGCTCCAAGATTACGGCCCCGACGGTGCGTCCTCCCAGTCCTGGTCCGACGCGCTGACGACGATGCAGGAACGCCGCGCCGGGCACATCGTCGCGGACGCCAACCTGTTCTGGCCGGATCTAACGGGAGACGACTCCGCGGTCTCCGACGATATCGGCATCGCGAAAGTGCCCAAGCCGGCCGACGGCGAGTTCTCTCCGAACGCGTATACGTGGCAGCTCTCGATGGCGAGAAACGCCCGCAACACCGAAGAGGGCTTCCTGTTCATGCTGTGGGCGACTTCCGAACCGACCACGACGTGGATGCACCTCAACACCAGCGCCTCGTTCTCCGTGCGCCAGTCCGTTTGGGAGAACGACGAGTTCCGTTCGCGCGTCGGCGAAGAGTTCGCTCAGGTCTCGCTCGAGTCGTTGCGAGCCGCGAGTCCGGACCCGTTCGACCGCCAGTATCCCCGATGGGGCCAGCGGTACTCCGAGGAACTGCAACGGGCGATTGACGGCCAGAAGTCCGCTGAAGCCGCGATGAATCACGCGGCGGACGTGGCAGAGGATATCTACAGTGTGTAA